One genomic window of Meleagris gallopavo isolate NT-WF06-2002-E0010 breed Aviagen turkey brand Nicholas breeding stock chromosome 22, Turkey_5.1, whole genome shotgun sequence includes the following:
- the NPBWR2 gene encoding neuropeptides B/W receptor type 2, which yields MGNSSLWDSLNGTCSNAANSSYLDSDMMFNFTFQEQSADFYVVLPVIYSVICAVGLTGNTAVIYVILKAPKMKTVTNMFILNLAIADDLFTLVLPINIAEHLLHYWPFGEVLCKVILSIDHYNIFSSIYFLTVMSIDRYLVVLATVRSKRMPHRTYRAARIVSLCIWILVTIIVLPFIIFANVYIDDLKIKSCGLNFPKPERFWFKASRIYTLILGFAIPVSTICILYTMMLYKLRNMHLNSNARALDKAKKKVTIMVFIVLAVCLFCWTPFHLATIVALTTDLPQTSMVIGISYFITSLSYANSCLNPFLYAFLDDSFRKSFRKMLECRTS from the coding sequence ATGGGGAACAGCTCTCTGTGGGACAGTTTGAACGGCACCTGCAGCAATGCAGCCAACAGCTCCTACCTGGACAGCGATATGATGTTCAACTTCACCTTCCAAGAGCAATCAGCTGATTTCTATGTTGTCCTCCCTGTGATTTACTCTGTAATCTGTGCTGTTGGGCTCACAGGCAACACTGCCGTCATCTACGTGATCCTCAAGGCTCCCAAGATGAAAACTGTGACAAACATGTTCATTCTGAACCTTGCTATAGCCGATGACTTGTTCACACTTGTCTTGCCCATTAATATCGCTGAACACCTCCTCCACTATTGGCCCTTTGGAGAAGTCCTCTGCAAGGTCATCTTGTCCATAGACCACTACAACATCTTCTCCAGCATTTATTTCTTAACAGTGATGAGCATAGACAGGTACCTGGTAGTGCTGGCTACAGTCAGGTCCAAGAGGATGCCGCACCGTACGTACCGAGCAGCCAGGATCGTCAGCTTGTGCATCTGGATCCTAGTCACCATCATAGTTCTCCCTTTCATCATCTTTGCCAATGTATACATAGATGACCTGAAGATCAAGAGTTGCGGTCTAAATTTCCCCAAGCCTGAAAGGTTTTGGTTCAAGGCCAGCAGGATCTATACCCTCATCCTTGGCTTTGCCATTCCAGTGTCTACTATCTGCATCCTCTACACTATGATGCTCTACAAGCTGAGGAACATGCACTTGAACTCTAACGCCAGAGCTCTGGACAAAGCCAAAAAGAAAGTCACCATCATGGTCTTCATCGTCCTGGCTGTGTGTCTCTTCTGCTGGACCCCCTTCCACCTGGCCACCATCGTGGCTTTGACCACTGACTTGCCCCAGACCTCCATGGTCATTGGTATCTCCTACTTCATCACCAGCCTAAGCTATGCCAATTCATGCTTGAATCCTTTCTTGTATGCTTTCCTGGATGACAGCTTTCGGAAAAGCTTCCGGAAGATGCTGGAATGCAGAACTTCTTGA
- the LOC104914023 gene encoding uncharacterized protein LOC104914023, translating to MSAKLYVLISWPDGSRVISMENIKEPRKPFHLYAVGEQVLARCPGFSGLYWGIVEGISEHKDALEKKLLEDRQLLEKLKDEPAAHSVMPPQPKKSRKTFPKWTPVNACRKYHTDRTYSGKPLLQAAEPSLPCSAGSPSITKERCTLGPPHLTSTFPPPATFVSLAVPGTSQGEEDRADTTTKDYVALAMKRKSDGILSHCQQHICLNSYEEGKLDTLQEMDGFERVQKKIAPSEMEREKIDQLERMVLDLQQDVLSLKKKVQRLESLSFQEEPHRQPCEVVELFNGYTKEQLREAIRFDQKISTACKTLLYKLFTSDYIQSHSITGRRGNTFREAKPMMDERCIKIIRVLLKQKFGDHLSDTVITEKIQNVQKALRQKFKTECL from the exons ATGTCGGCCAAACTCTACGTGCTCATCAGCTGGCCTGATGGCAGCCGTGTCATCAGCATGGAGAACATCAAGGAGCCCCGCAAGCCCTTCCATCTCTATGCTGTGGGTGAGCAGGTGCTGGCCCGCTGCCCCGGCTTCAGTGGGCTCTACTGGGGCATTGTGGAAGGCATAAGTG AGCATAAAGATGCGTTGGAGAAGAAGCTGCTGGAAGATAGACAACTCCTGGAGAAGTTAA AAGATGAACCAGCTGCCCACAGTGTGATGCCACCCCAGCCaaaaaaatccaggaaaacCTTCCCAAAATGGACCCCAGTGAATGCATGCAGGAAATACCACACTGACAGGACTTACTCTGGGAAgccactgctgcaggcagctgagcccagcctgccctgcagtgctggcagccccTCCATCACCAAGGAGAGATGTACCCTGGGGCCACCCCATCTTACCAGCACCTTCCCCCCTCCAGCCACTTTTGTCAGCCTGGCTGTGCCAGGGACTTCCCAGGGTGAGGAAGACAGAGCTGACACCACTACCAAAG ACTACGTTGCCCTGGCAATGAAGAGGAAGTCAGATGGCATCTTGtcccactgccagcagcacatcTGTCTGAACAG ctatGAAGAAGGAAAGCTGGACACTTTGCAGGAGATGGATGGCTTCGAGagagttcagaaaaaaattgctccCAGTGAAATGGAAAG AGAGAAGATAGATCAGCTGGAAAGGATGGTCTTAGACCTCCAGCAGGACGTCCTCTCTCTGAAGAAGAAGGTACAGAGGCTGGAATCCCTGTCCTTTCAGGAGGAGCCCCACCGGCAGCCCTGCGAGGTGGTAGAGCTCTTCAATGGTTACACCAAGGAACAGCTCCGAGAAGCAATCCGCTTCGACCAGAAGATCAGCACTGCCTGCAAGACGCTGCTCTACAAGCTCTTCACTTCCGACTACATCCAGAGCCACTCCATCACGGGGCGCAGAGGCAACACTTTCCGAGAGGCAAAACCCATGATGGATGAGCGCTGCATCAAAATCATCAGGGTGCTGCTGAAACAGAAGTTTGGGGACCACCTCAGTGACACGGTGATCACAGAGAAGATACAAAACGTGCAGAAAGCTCTGAGGCAGAAGTTTAAGACAGAATGTCTCTGA